GAAAACAATTACAAACCCTTACAGAGCCAATGTACTATATTTTGTTAAGTTTATTAACCCCTGCTCATGGTTATGGAGTTATGAAAACTATTTTAGAACTAACTGATGGAAGAGTTAATGTTGGCCCAGGAACTCTATATGCCTTGTTATCTAGATTTGAAAAAGAGGATATAGTTAAAAAAACAACTGTTGTAGACAATAAAAAGTTTTATGCCCTTACAGATAAAGGCTATAAAATTCTCAAAGATGAGCATAACAGATTAAAAAAATTGGTATACCACGGAGACATTTTATTAGGAGAATAAAATACATGAAAACACAAAAGAAAGTGATTAATTTTACCTCTATAACTGAGTACAAAGCTTTAGAGAGCTTTTTTGAAAAAATGGCTAACAAAGGTTGGATGTTGATTAAAGCCAATAGGTATAGCTTTGAATTTTATAAAACTGAACCTACAAAACTCAAATTTAGTATTCATTTATTTCATTATGAATCAGAGAACTGTTATCCTAACAACAAAACAGATCAGGAACTAGCCGATATTTGTGAAGCAGCAGGTTGGAATTTATGTGCCAGTAATCATATATATCAAATATATTGTGCCTATGAAACCGATAATGCTATTGCCATGCATACCGATAGCCGTGAAGAATATCGAATGGTAAGAAACATGTTTTTTAAAACACAATTTATTTATATAATATTTATTTCATTGCTTACATTTATAAATGTTTCAGCTATAGTAAAATATAGATCTCTAAAACTTCCATCTGTATTGCACTTATCTGTTTATTTAGCTAATGATTTATTTATATTTATTTGTATAACACTTGTTATAAATGCTATAGTTTGGTTTACACTAAACAAAATAAACCTCACTAGTAATAAACCGCTGCAGTTTTTGTCACTTAAGGGTGTAGTAATTAAACATATATCATTAATTTCTATTTATATAGCAATAA
This Clostridium sp. 'deep sea' DNA region includes the following protein-coding sequences:
- a CDS encoding DUF2812 domain-containing protein encodes the protein MKTQKKVINFTSITEYKALESFFEKMANKGWMLIKANRYSFEFYKTEPTKLKFSIHLFHYESENCYPNNKTDQELADICEAAGWNLCASNHIYQIYCAYETDNAIAMHTDSREEYRMVRNMFFKTQFIYIIFISLLTFINVSAIVKYRSLKLPSVLHLSVYLANDLFIFICITLVINAIVWFTLNKINLTSNKPLQFLSLKGVVIKHISLISIYIAIKILNYAINYKYLVS
- a CDS encoding helix-turn-helix transcriptional regulator — translated: MARKQLQTLTEPMYYILLSLLTPAHGYGVMKTILELTDGRVNVGPGTLYALLSRFEKEDIVKKTTVVDNKKFYALTDKGYKILKDEHNRLKKLVYHGDILLGE